A window from Chitinophaga filiformis encodes these proteins:
- a CDS encoding NAD(P)-dependent alcohol dehydrogenase — translation MKIVKGWAQLEPKGKLVPIEYELSPLNSEEVEVEIDNCGLCHTDLNALNGAFGLPYPIVAGHEITGKIVRIGEVAKTKGLSVGQTVGIGWNKESCGHCDPCLNGDPHLCTTLKATILTGHGGFASRIKAHWLWVIPIPEGIRAADAGPLFCAGITVFYPLLAYEAKPTDRIGVFGIGGLGHLAVQFARAWGSEVVAFSSSTDKQEEIVKLGADYVVTSRHTSAWEALKGKFDLIVITVGAALEWDKILELLSPKGRMHFVGIPFDAIPVNVLSVLIPQLHISASPGGSRWAIDKMLRFAARHKIAPIVEHFPMSRINEAIEHLESGKAKYRVVLDADF, via the coding sequence ATGAAAATCGTTAAAGGCTGGGCTCAGTTGGAGCCCAAAGGAAAATTAGTTCCAATCGAATACGAACTATCGCCGCTGAACAGTGAAGAGGTGGAGGTCGAGATAGACAATTGTGGACTTTGCCATACGGATCTGAACGCCCTCAATGGAGCATTCGGTTTGCCTTATCCAATCGTGGCAGGCCATGAGATAACCGGAAAAATTGTGCGTATCGGTGAAGTGGCCAAAACAAAAGGGCTGTCTGTCGGTCAAACGGTCGGCATCGGCTGGAATAAGGAAAGTTGCGGACATTGTGACCCATGTCTTAATGGAGACCCCCACCTTTGCACTACACTCAAGGCAACAATTCTGACGGGACACGGAGGATTTGCCAGTCGAATAAAGGCGCACTGGCTCTGGGTTATTCCGATTCCAGAAGGGATTCGGGCGGCCGACGCCGGGCCCTTGTTTTGTGCAGGAATAACTGTCTTCTATCCACTGCTGGCCTATGAGGCCAAACCTACCGACCGCATTGGTGTTTTTGGTATCGGCGGGCTGGGGCACCTGGCCGTGCAATTTGCCCGGGCGTGGGGAAGCGAAGTAGTGGCCTTTTCCTCAAGCACCGACAAGCAAGAGGAGATTGTCAAATTAGGAGCGGACTATGTAGTGACAAGCCGGCATACATCCGCGTGGGAAGCCCTGAAAGGCAAATTCGATCTAATTGTCATCACTGTGGGAGCTGCACTGGAATGGGATAAGATTCTGGAACTGCTGTCTCCAAAGGGACGCATGCATTTCGTTGGTATTCCCTTTGATGCAATACCGGTAAATGTTCTTTCGGTTTTGATACCACAACTCCATATTTCCGCGTCTCCGGGCGGGTCTCGATGGGCAATTGACAAAATGCTTCGGTTTGCCGCACGTCACAAGATCGCACCCATAGTTGAGCATTTTCCCATGAGTAGAATTAATGAAGCCATCGAACACCTGGAGTCCGGAAAAGCAAAATATCGTGTTGTGCTTGACGCTGATTTCTGA
- a CDS encoding winged helix-turn-helix transcriptional regulator → MENCLPNLDSLQFVLHVLGGKWKLHILSILYFGKKRFKELEREIGTISPKMLIKELKDLEAAGIVYRQTFNTVPITVEYSLTEDGLTLKPVLDHVNEWAVHLKQKVNNRNKRATR, encoded by the coding sequence ATGGAAAATTGTTTACCTAACCTCGACTCACTGCAATTTGTTCTACATGTTTTGGGCGGAAAATGGAAATTACATATCCTTTCCATCCTGTATTTCGGCAAGAAACGGTTTAAGGAATTGGAGCGGGAAATAGGGACCATTTCACCCAAAATGCTCATCAAAGAATTGAAAGACCTGGAAGCGGCGGGAATCGTATACAGGCAGACCTTTAACACGGTACCGATTACCGTGGAATATAGCCTGACAGAAGATGGCCTTACGCTAAAGCCTGTGCTTGACCATGTGAACGAATGGGCGGTACACCTGAAGCAGAAGGTAAATAATCGCAACAAGCGTGCGACCCGCTGA
- a CDS encoding SDR family NAD(P)-dependent oxidoreductase, whose product MLKGRTILITGGGSGIGEALATILSAENKVIINGRNEEKLKKVSAAGKDISYYVADVSKPDEIDGLFKRMKADNIVVDVLINNAGVTEPYYIDKKIMTSSQIFERINTNLSGAIAVTQQFICQADRAASNLIVNVSSAIVAFPVPAQLLYFSSKSGLHAFTRLLRYQLKDTNFKVVEVLPQGVDTEMSRGLGYSGKAPLPSTYAREVIRSINKGKTEHAFVGFTTARLFNALIPNATLRLVDKMSQKLFKH is encoded by the coding sequence ATGCTAAAAGGTAGAACGATTTTAATCACTGGCGGCGGATCGGGAATAGGTGAGGCGCTGGCAACGATTTTGTCTGCAGAAAATAAAGTGATCATTAATGGAAGAAATGAGGAAAAACTTAAAAAAGTTTCAGCAGCCGGCAAGGATATTTCTTATTATGTAGCAGACGTATCAAAGCCCGATGAAATAGACGGCTTATTCAAGCGTATGAAGGCAGACAACATCGTTGTTGATGTGCTGATCAACAATGCAGGGGTAACGGAGCCTTATTATATCGACAAGAAAATCATGACTTCATCGCAGATTTTTGAGAGAATAAACACAAACCTTTCCGGGGCTATCGCAGTTACACAACAATTCATCTGTCAGGCAGATCGCGCTGCGAGCAATTTAATTGTGAATGTCTCGTCGGCAATTGTAGCGTTCCCAGTGCCCGCCCAGTTGCTGTATTTCTCTTCAAAAAGCGGCTTACATGCCTTTACCCGGCTATTGAGATACCAGCTGAAAGACACTAATTTTAAGGTGGTTGAAGTCCTGCCGCAAGGGGTAGATACCGAAATGTCGAGGGGCTTGGGATATTCAGGGAAAGCTCCGCTGCCATCAACCTATGCCCGGGAAGTGATACGTAGTATAAATAAAGGCAAAACGGAGCATGCGTTCGTTGGCTTCACAACCGCCAGGCTATTTAATGCGTTGATACCGAATGCCACATTACGGCTGGTCGATAAAATGTCCCAAAAACTGTTTAAGCATTAA
- a CDS encoding alpha/beta fold hydrolase encodes MRNLMVLMAALLLSASTAFSQDNKAQNAKTIVIVHGAWSSSNDWQHVTEDLIAGGNSVISVNLPGHGTDNTAISAITFKLYVEQVKKAIGDKQNIVLVGHSFGGIIASQVAEQISSQIAKIIYVAAYVPRNGESLLSIAQTDAESHVGRNLIVDEKAGSATIRKEGIADVFLADAPTHIADYVIDNFKPEPLAPLSTPVTLTEGRFGKTNKVFVFSQNDHTIGYTLQQKMTKDAGIQRLYSLPSSHTPFIIFPHVLAQIIALEANIF; translated from the coding sequence ATGAGAAATTTAATGGTATTGATGGCAGCGCTTTTGCTTTCTGCATCCACTGCTTTTTCACAAGATAATAAGGCTCAGAACGCAAAGACAATAGTCATTGTACATGGTGCGTGGTCATCGTCTAATGACTGGCAGCATGTTACTGAAGATTTAATTGCAGGCGGAAATTCAGTTATTTCTGTCAACCTTCCCGGACATGGTACTGATAATACCGCAATTTCAGCCATTACCTTTAAACTTTATGTAGAACAAGTTAAAAAAGCCATTGGTGACAAGCAGAACATTGTTCTGGTAGGGCATAGCTTTGGAGGTATCATTGCAAGCCAGGTAGCGGAGCAAATTTCGTCACAAATAGCGAAGATAATATATGTTGCCGCTTATGTGCCCAGGAATGGAGAAAGCCTGCTGTCCATTGCGCAGACTGATGCAGAAAGTCATGTAGGCAGAAATCTAATTGTTGATGAAAAAGCAGGGAGCGCAACGATAAGGAAGGAGGGAATTGCCGACGTTTTTCTGGCGGATGCACCAACGCACATAGCCGACTATGTAATTGATAATTTTAAACCGGAACCTTTAGCTCCTTTATCTACTCCCGTTACACTGACGGAGGGTCGGTTTGGGAAAACTAATAAGGTCTTTGTTTTTAGCCAGAATGATCATACTATTGGGTACACGCTTCAGCAAAAGATGACCAAAGACGCTGGTATACAAAGATTGTATTCCCTACCATCAAGTCATACACCTTTCATAATATTTCCTCATGTTTTGGCGCAAATCATTGCATTGGAGGCAAATATCTTTTAA
- a CDS encoding alpha/beta fold hydrolase, giving the protein MKKKLKLIQLLAVAFAFMLASCSKDDKQPPAASSYVLVHGAWQAPYVWQTVKNNLEKKGNKVIVIELPGHGDDRTLPADITLNVYRDKVINTISKIDGKVILVGHSLGGMVISSVAEVMPAKIEKLVYIAAYLPVSGQTLDELAHMDPDSQLGGDGTLIFNYNDFIVDVQPDEIIPLFIQDGTPQVQSLVQQNYRPEPLKPFINAVTLTAENFGSVEKVYIKTLQDHVVSPYLQDKMIEDGKVAAVYQINSGHCPFLSQPDTLTSLLSQIAKN; this is encoded by the coding sequence GCTGTTGCTTTTGCGTTTATGTTAGCATCCTGCTCCAAAGATGATAAGCAGCCGCCTGCCGCCAGCAGTTATGTTCTTGTCCATGGAGCATGGCAGGCACCTTACGTATGGCAAACAGTGAAAAACAATCTTGAAAAAAAGGGGAATAAGGTGATTGTTATTGAATTGCCCGGCCATGGCGATGACCGGACGCTTCCCGCTGACATTACATTAAATGTTTATAGAGATAAAGTAATTAATACAATTTCTAAAATCGATGGGAAAGTTATTCTGGTAGGCCATAGTCTTGGCGGAATGGTGATTTCTTCAGTTGCGGAAGTAATGCCCGCAAAAATTGAAAAGCTGGTATACATAGCAGCCTATTTGCCTGTTTCAGGTCAAACATTGGATGAATTGGCTCATATGGATCCTGACTCCCAGCTTGGAGGAGATGGTACCTTGATTTTTAATTACAACGATTTTATAGTTGATGTACAACCGGACGAAATCATCCCCCTTTTCATTCAGGACGGCACTCCCCAGGTTCAAAGCCTTGTTCAACAAAATTACCGTCCAGAGCCATTAAAGCCTTTTATAAATGCTGTAACGCTGACTGCGGAAAATTTTGGTTCGGTGGAAAAAGTTTACATCAAAACCTTACAGGATCATGTTGTATCGCCGTATCTGCAGGACAAAATGATTGAGGACGGTAAAGTTGCAGCTGTATATCAGATAAACTCCGGCCATTGCCCATTCCTGTCGCAACCTGATACTCTAACATCCCTACTTAGCCAAATAGCAAAAAACTAA